CCCGGCGTCCTGGCTGACGCCGGAGCGCCCGGACGTGGCGCCGTTCCGCGCCACGCTGCTGGCGACCAACCGGCATGGGTTGGCCGGTTCGTTCGCCGTCGTGCAGGGAGCGGATCTGCGGCAGGCGCTGAGGGCGGTTCGTCTGCCGACGCTGGGGATCGCCGGGCAGTTCGATACCGTTACCGCTGCCTTTCATGGCGAGCTGATCGCCGATGCGATCCCCGGCGCGCGCCTGCTTACGCTGCCGGCGGTGCACCTGTCGAACATCGAGTTTCCCCGCGAGTTCGAAGGCGCGGTGCTGGACTTCCTGCTGGCGCCCTGAACGACGAAAGGCCGCCCGTGGGCAGCCTTGTTGTTCATCGACAGACTCAGTGGTGAGCGGCATCCACCGCGATGGATTCGCCGGAAACGTCCACATGGGAGCGCTTGCGGTCGGCCAGGGCGAAGTGGATCAGTGCGCCGAGGCCGGCGCCGAAGAACCAGGAGAACTGCGACAGTGTTTCGAAGGCCGGTAGCAGCGCCAGCACGATGGCGATCAGCGCCGACGGGACGAACGCCGCCACGGCGCGCAGGTTGACGCCGCCGCTGTAGTGGTAGGCGGTGTCGCGGCTCTCGCTGTACAGCTCCGGCAGATTCACCCGGCCACGGCGCACCAGGTAGTAGTCGGTGACGATGATGCCGTACAGCGGGCCGAGCAGCGCGCCCAGGCCGCCGAGGAAATACACGATCACCGCCGGGCTGTTGTACAGGTGCCAAGGCAGGATCAGCACCGCGATGGTGGCGCTGAGCAGGCCGGCGCGGCGGAAGTTCAGCAGGTTCGGCGCGAGGTTGGTGAGCACGTAAGCCGGGGCGACGAAGTTGGCCATGATGTTCACCGCCACGGTGACGATCAGGAAGGCCAGGCAGGCCAGCACCAGGCCGAAGGTGT
This Pseudomonas sp. ATCC 13867 DNA region includes the following protein-coding sequences:
- a CDS encoding alpha/beta hydrolase, which codes for MAPFRATLLATNRHGLAGSFAVVQGADLRQALRAVRLPTLGIAGQFDTVTAAFHGELIADAIPGARLLTLPAVHLSNIEFPREFEGAVLDFLLAP